The following proteins come from a genomic window of Proteinivorax hydrogeniformans:
- a CDS encoding lysylphosphatidylglycerol synthase transmembrane domain-containing protein produces MFDKTSFCQLRVSKSRVIKCLKALFFISILIYLILNLPDLLIHIKAVSLSTMAGLIVLQLLAMLVIAYQWKLCDKVLDIKPSPEHCPKRNGKLRVMDFWILNSYGKLLEGITPGAKTGGEGLKAVMLVNKFKHTKKDAVILVLIQKSVSLVSFLSILIALCVIFSVQGSHTLINLSNVVKILAIIALAIISLGLILKYISQKNSKYKELLKLDELISTLRKRKFFVFLAFLLGLFNWTLLCSSAFLISLDMELGLSGLQVANATFMGYLFSMIPISPGGIGTYEGAMTLQLSNFNVTYSSALGLSILSRVFTFWIAILISFFTITLIKVKKKGKMINFGSLTALLFS; encoded by the coding sequence ATGTTCGATAAAACTAGCTTTTGTCAACTTAGAGTATCTAAAAGTAGAGTTATTAAATGTTTAAAGGCTCTATTTTTTATTAGTATATTAATATATTTAATTTTGAATTTACCTGATCTCTTAATTCACATAAAAGCGGTTTCGCTCTCAACAATGGCAGGTTTGATTGTACTTCAGTTGTTAGCGATGTTAGTAATAGCTTATCAGTGGAAACTGTGTGATAAAGTGCTAGATATAAAACCTAGCCCTGAACATTGTCCAAAGAGAAATGGTAAACTTAGAGTAATGGATTTTTGGATTTTAAATAGTTATGGAAAACTATTAGAAGGAATCACACCAGGGGCCAAAACAGGGGGAGAAGGGCTAAAAGCTGTGATGCTAGTAAACAAATTTAAGCATACAAAGAAAGATGCGGTAATATTGGTGTTAATTCAAAAAAGTGTTAGTCTAGTTAGTTTTCTAAGCATCTTAATTGCTTTATGTGTCATTTTTTCAGTACAAGGAAGTCACACATTGATTAACCTTTCTAATGTAGTAAAAATACTGGCAATTATAGCGCTTGCGATAATATCATTAGGCTTAATTCTAAAGTATATCAGCCAAAAAAACAGCAAATACAAGGAGTTATTGAAACTCGATGAGTTAATTAGCACTTTAAGAAAAAGAAAATTTTTTGTGTTTTTAGCCTTTCTATTAGGGTTATTTAACTGGACTCTACTATGTAGTTCGGCTTTTTTAATTAGTTTGGATATGGAATTGGGTCTCTCAGGTCTTCAAGTAGCGAATGCAACCTTCATGGGTTATTTATTTAGTATGATACCGATAAGTCCAGGGGGTATAGGTACTTACGAAGGAGCGATGACACTACAACTATCTAACTTTAATGTTACTTATAGTTCTGCGCTAGGGTTAAGCATATTGAGTAGAGTTTTTACTTTTTGGATAGCTATTTTAATCTCGTTTTTTACAATCACTTTAATTAAAGTTAAAAAAAAAGGTAAGATGATTAATTTTGGTAGTTTAACAGCGCTGTTGTTTTCATGA
- a CDS encoding FeoA family protein, with product MAVDTKRMYEEKMVKSILQNKSLEQLRPGEQGVIVNVPANSFLASLGFRAKKTVKIIAKELFNGPLLCSVDGRNIAIGSDVAGKIIVNSTEK from the coding sequence ATGGCTGTGGATACAAAAAGAATGTATGAAGAAAAGATGGTTAAAAGCATCTTACAAAATAAATCCTTAGAACAGTTAAGACCTGGAGAGCAAGGTGTGATAGTTAATGTTCCAGCTAACTCTTTCTTAGCTTCTTTAGGATTTAGAGCAAAAAAAACAGTTAAAATTATAGCTAAAGAACTATTTAACGGTCCTTTGCTTTGTTCTGTTGATGGTAGGAACATAGCTATAGGCTCTGATGTTGCGGGAAAAATTATTGTTAATTCAACTGAAAAATAA
- a CDS encoding class I SAM-dependent methyltransferase: MKKFFASVEKICCEFYPAFYIYHRIYKNVMRNEIKLANITSKDVVLNIGCGAVPFTALHIVQMTGAKVIALDKDKEAVEKAKKCLSKYKMQKNIEIVVGDGIVENLPDFTVAIIALHVKEKAKMLENLKLAKKTGTRVIFRQPAAGYEEEYGCLPDNYIPNCKISQKMKAFNESHLYLIE, from the coding sequence ATGAAGAAATTTTTTGCTTCAGTTGAAAAAATATGCTGCGAATTTTATCCAGCCTTTTATATTTACCATAGAATATATAAAAATGTTATGCGCAATGAAATTAAATTAGCTAACATAACTTCAAAAGATGTAGTGCTGAATATAGGTTGCGGAGCTGTTCCTTTTACTGCGTTGCATATAGTGCAGATGACTGGTGCTAAAGTGATTGCTTTAGATAAGGATAAAGAAGCTGTTGAAAAAGCGAAAAAGTGTTTGTCAAAGTATAAAATGCAAAAAAACATAGAGATAGTCGTAGGAGATGGGATTGTAGAAAACCTTCCTGATTTTACTGTAGCCATTATTGCCTTACATGTAAAAGAAAAAGCAAAAATGTTGGAAAATCTTAAGTTGGCTAAAAAAACAGGGACAAGGGTTATATTTCGTCAGCCTGCTGCCGGGTATGAAGAGGAGTACGGTTGCTTGCCGGATAACTATATCCCTAATTGCAAAATAAGTCAAAAAATGAAGGCTTTTAATGAATCACATCTTTATCTTATTGAATAA
- a CDS encoding lysylphosphatidylglycerol synthase transmembrane domain-containing protein, with amino-acid sequence MKKSLLLVVAILFFLVVTIVLGFEEVYDVIGRMSIFQLFAMTALQLCTLFLTSFIWYYLLKQKSNQVSLSNVFGINLAGSFVESVTPSVKVGGEALKVYLMQKETSLKYTEITAITLVSKFISLFPFLIISFFTLCIAFISFDLPLFVLLAFFGLLLFFSLFFVIFNFEGSFLGRSFSKLEQTERPVLKKIKEKVNKTQVFLEETSIKSKTVVTDYRKRLLLFSIAFIVWAFYPVKVYLVARILGFQLSPVIVIIATFTAYLVSMVPLLPGGLATFEGTLALILAYEGLAPHEAFSIAIMTRVITFWIPLLVSVVPAIYYIGKTKDKTESERRWLRW; translated from the coding sequence TTGAAAAAATCACTTTTATTAGTAGTGGCAATACTATTTTTTCTTGTGGTAACTATAGTTTTGGGCTTTGAAGAGGTTTATGATGTAATAGGCCGAATGAGTATCTTCCAACTTTTTGCAATGACAGCTTTGCAGTTATGCACTCTATTTTTAACAAGCTTTATATGGTATTATCTATTAAAGCAAAAGTCTAACCAGGTTTCCTTAAGTAATGTCTTTGGCATAAACTTAGCTGGATCTTTTGTAGAAAGTGTTACACCTTCGGTAAAAGTAGGTGGCGAGGCTTTAAAAGTTTATTTAATGCAAAAGGAAACTTCCCTTAAATATACCGAAATTACTGCTATAACATTGGTAAGTAAATTTATTTCTTTGTTTCCCTTTTTAATTATTAGTTTCTTTACACTTTGCATAGCATTTATAAGTTTTGACCTACCGCTATTTGTATTGTTAGCTTTTTTTGGCTTACTTTTATTTTTTAGTTTATTTTTTGTTATTTTTAATTTTGAAGGGTCTTTTTTAGGACGGAGCTTTTCCAAACTTGAGCAAACTGAAAGGCCTGTTCTTAAAAAAATCAAAGAAAAAGTCAACAAAACACAAGTTTTTTTAGAAGAAACTTCGATAAAATCAAAAACAGTAGTTACTGACTATCGCAAACGTCTTTTACTGTTTTCAATCGCATTTATAGTTTGGGCTTTTTATCCTGTTAAGGTGTATTTAGTAGCTAGGATATTAGGTTTTCAGTTAAGTCCGGTCATTGTTATAATAGCAACCTTTACTGCATACCTAGTTAGTATGGTTCCACTGCTTCCTGGTGGCCTAGCCACTTTTGAAGGAACGTTAGCTTTGATTTTAGCTTATGAGGGGTTAGCACCCCATGAAGCTTTTTCTATAGCGATAATGACTCGTGTAATTACTTTTTGGATTCCTCTATTGGTATCGGTAGTTCCAGCTATTTACTATATAGGTAAAACGAAAGATAAAACGGAAAGTGAAAGAAGGTGGTTAAGATGGTAA
- a CDS encoding ferrous iron transporter B, whose translation MVKDQAKPNILMIGQPNIGKSVMFNNLTGLNISAANYVGTTVEFTAGEVKLGDLKANLIDVPGTYTLEATNEAEQVAVEMLQGKTNRTKTKNCHEDGGLQCVNLTKSPDAVICVLDAHNLESSLYLLFQVMEYNIPTIAVLNRMDLIEERGEKIDVKYLSKLLKMPVIPTVAVERKGVDTLKEMLKGILSTGAAREDETAKKLDDGEIKDEYWKKAEKITRQVKTKPSVEKKTRGQIWGAALVKPWPGIPLAILILGAIFGLVVGVGMGLRNYLLLPLFRGLIIPAISSVVEVIVPEGLILNVLIGEYGIFVKGLEWPLTLVLPYVLSFYFALSIMEDCGYLPRLGVLLDGLLSKLGLPGSSIVPLLLGYGCGIPAIMATRSLNSKKERITVSTMVSLGIPCVAQSGAFIALMAERSIVALLLVFLFSFAVVFAAGFVIDKILPGSRPYTIMEIPELLFPKGEVIFKKVWSKVKNYLKEGVIPMMAIVGIAAFLYESGIMEWIGEALSPLVVSWLNLPAEASVPLILGVFRRELTVIPLMEMDLTNLQLFTGAIVGLLYVPCVAIIATLAREFNIKMAVFILVLTSSLAFLIGGIVARVGGLIF comes from the coding sequence ATGGTAAAAGATCAAGCTAAACCGAATATACTTATGATAGGCCAGCCTAACATAGGAAAAAGTGTTATGTTTAATAATCTTACAGGATTAAATATAAGCGCAGCAAACTATGTGGGTACTACAGTGGAATTTACCGCTGGCGAAGTTAAGTTAGGTGACTTGAAGGCTAACCTGATAGATGTTCCAGGAACGTATACTTTGGAAGCAACCAATGAAGCTGAACAGGTAGCTGTGGAAATGCTTCAAGGTAAGACAAATCGTACTAAAACAAAAAACTGTCATGAAGACGGTGGACTTCAGTGCGTTAATTTAACCAAAAGTCCCGATGCGGTAATATGTGTATTAGATGCCCATAACCTTGAGAGTAGCCTTTATCTTTTATTTCAAGTAATGGAATACAATATACCCACTATCGCTGTTCTTAATAGGATGGACCTTATTGAAGAGCGTGGGGAAAAGATTGATGTAAAATACCTTTCTAAGCTTCTAAAAATGCCTGTGATTCCGACGGTTGCCGTTGAGAGAAAAGGTGTAGATACATTAAAAGAAATGCTAAAGGGGATATTATCCACCGGAGCAGCAAGAGAAGACGAAACAGCGAAAAAACTTGACGATGGAGAGATTAAAGACGAGTATTGGAAAAAAGCTGAGAAAATCACTAGACAAGTAAAAACAAAGCCATCGGTTGAAAAAAAGACAAGAGGGCAGATCTGGGGAGCAGCTTTAGTTAAACCTTGGCCAGGAATCCCTCTAGCGATACTAATTTTAGGTGCAATTTTTGGTCTTGTCGTTGGTGTTGGGATGGGACTTCGTAATTACTTATTATTACCTCTTTTTAGGGGCCTTATCATCCCAGCAATATCTTCAGTCGTAGAAGTTATTGTGCCTGAAGGACTAATTCTTAATGTTTTAATTGGTGAATATGGTATCTTTGTAAAAGGGTTGGAGTGGCCTTTAACTCTTGTATTGCCATATGTACTTTCATTTTATTTTGCCTTAAGTATAATGGAAGATTGCGGATATCTTCCTAGATTAGGTGTACTGTTAGATGGGCTATTAAGTAAGTTAGGATTACCTGGTTCTAGCATCGTTCCATTGCTTTTAGGATATGGTTGTGGAATACCAGCAATTATGGCAACTAGATCTTTAAATTCAAAAAAAGAGCGAATTACCGTTTCGACAATGGTTTCTTTAGGTATACCATGCGTAGCCCAGTCAGGAGCCTTTATAGCACTTATGGCTGAGAGGTCTATTGTAGCGTTGTTATTAGTATTTTTATTTTCCTTTGCAGTCGTTTTTGCAGCTGGGTTTGTTATAGACAAGATACTTCCTGGCAGCAGGCCGTATACTATAATGGAAATACCAGAGCTCCTTTTCCCAAAAGGAGAGGTTATATTTAAAAAAGTGTGGTCAAAGGTAAAAAATTACTTAAAAGAAGGCGTTATTCCCATGATGGCTATTGTCGGTATTGCAGCCTTCTTATATGAAAGCGGCATAATGGAGTGGATTGGCGAGGCGCTAAGTCCTTTAGTGGTAAGTTGGCTAAACCTACCTGCGGAAGCCTCTGTACCTTTGATTCTTGGCGTATTTAGGCGTGAGCTCACTGTTATTCCTTTAATGGAGATGGATTTAACTAACCTGCAGCTCTTCACTGGTGCTATAGTTGGGCTATTGTATGTTCCTTGTGTAGCCATAATAGCTACTTTAGCTAGAGAGTTTAACATTAAAATGGCAGTGTTTATACTAGTACTGACTAGCTCGCTAGCCTTTTTAATAGGGGGCATTGTAGCTAGAGTAGGTGGCTTGATATTTTAG
- the mgtE gene encoding magnesium transporter: MEKFKKTIWTHLEKREMDSLKELLSKSEVIEILDVMRELSAEEQVIVYRLLSKNKALLVFEQLDVSLQQKLLSSFTEEKVIELISELAPDDRVRLLDELPAKVTKRLVRSLSPEEREETALLMGYDDETAGRLMTTEYVRLKRSYTAKEALEKVRTYAPDKETIYTIYITDDSTKLEGVLSLRELVIASPEDTLEDIMHKKVIKVSTGTDQEEVARTLQELDLMALPVVDKENRLVGIITVDDAMDIIDEETTEDIFDKAGLRDLNDRESDRSERLVNGSLIQIWKARLPFLVITMIGGLLAGAVIDAFEEALEAVAAVAIFIPVIMDMGGNAGTQSSTIFARGLILGHINTKKFMNHLGKEVIVGLSMGAIVGVATGIIASVWQGIPELGMAVGLALGLTMTLATTLGFFIPYTLFKLGIDQAAGSDPIITTIKDISGLLIYFVLVSQFLGYLL, encoded by the coding sequence ATGGAAAAGTTCAAAAAAACCATTTGGACTCATCTTGAGAAAAGAGAAATGGACTCTTTAAAAGAGCTATTAAGTAAGTCAGAAGTAATTGAGATTTTGGATGTTATGAGGGAGTTATCGGCTGAAGAACAAGTAATTGTATATAGATTACTATCAAAGAACAAGGCTTTGTTAGTTTTTGAGCAGTTAGATGTTAGCTTACAGCAAAAACTATTATCTTCCTTTACAGAGGAAAAAGTTATAGAATTGATTTCAGAGCTTGCTCCAGATGATAGAGTACGGCTATTAGATGAGCTGCCTGCCAAAGTAACTAAAAGACTAGTTCGTTCATTATCACCGGAAGAAAGAGAAGAAACAGCTCTATTAATGGGTTACGATGATGAAACTGCCGGTAGGCTGATGACAACTGAATATGTCAGGCTTAAAAGAAGCTATACAGCCAAAGAGGCATTAGAAAAGGTAAGAACATATGCACCAGACAAGGAAACAATTTACACAATATATATTACCGATGATAGTACAAAATTAGAGGGAGTGCTATCATTAAGAGAACTTGTAATTGCATCACCTGAAGATACTTTAGAAGATATTATGCACAAAAAGGTTATTAAGGTATCCACCGGCACAGACCAAGAAGAAGTGGCCCGAACTTTGCAGGAGTTAGATCTAATGGCACTTCCGGTAGTTGATAAAGAAAATAGGCTAGTGGGTATAATTACTGTTGATGATGCTATGGATATTATCGACGAGGAAACCACAGAGGATATCTTTGACAAGGCAGGCTTAAGAGATTTAAATGATAGAGAGTCTGATCGTAGTGAAAGGTTAGTTAATGGCTCGCTTATTCAGATTTGGAAAGCTCGGCTGCCATTTTTAGTAATAACTATGATAGGTGGATTGCTAGCAGGTGCTGTTATCGATGCCTTTGAGGAAGCGTTAGAGGCAGTTGCAGCTGTAGCGATATTTATACCAGTTATTATGGATATGGGTGGTAATGCAGGAACACAATCTTCAACTATTTTCGCCCGAGGTCTGATTTTAGGACATATCAATACGAAAAAGTTTATGAATCACTTGGGAAAAGAAGTTATAGTAGGATTAAGTATGGGTGCGATAGTGGGTGTTGCCACTGGAATTATTGCCTCTGTTTGGCAAGGGATACCGGAACTGGGAATGGCAGTAGGTTTAGCTCTAGGCCTTACAATGACTTTGGCTACTACTTTAGGATTTTTTATCCCTTACACACTATTTAAGCTAGGAATTGATCAAGCAGCAGGATCTGACCCAATTATTACAACAATTAAAGATATTTCAGGTCTGCTAATATACTTTGTACTAGTTTCGCAATTTTTAGGATACCTTTTATAA
- a CDS encoding stage III sporulation protein AH: MVHIVVIEIKNPTGLVYKELLKVSFKVCDTFLLVVRKGMSKNPSINIVLEELKPFHIKIKDQSRWPGTTVYSEEPAATVYYYRTESDALDILTQSSDSLYKWLQPYLPEDLSFLKEGKEWLINTSHEKDCVIITNDKEDIDKVLKIKGLQHSLRIIK, translated from the coding sequence GTGGTACACATAGTAGTAATAGAAATCAAAAATCCTACAGGTCTTGTGTATAAGGAATTGTTAAAAGTGTCATTTAAGGTTTGCGATACCTTCCTTTTAGTTGTAAGAAAAGGTATGAGCAAAAATCCTAGTATAAACATCGTTTTAGAAGAACTAAAACCTTTTCATATTAAAATAAAAGATCAATCAAGGTGGCCAGGAACAACTGTTTATAGTGAAGAGCCAGCAGCAACAGTTTATTATTATAGAACCGAAAGCGATGCTTTAGATATACTTACACAATCTTCTGACTCACTTTATAAATGGTTACAGCCTTATTTGCCTGAGGATTTATCCTTTTTAAAAGAAGGAAAAGAGTGGCTTATTAACACATCCCATGAAAAAGACTGCGTTATTATTACAAACGATAAAGAGGATATTGATAAAGTTCTTAAGATCAAGGGGCTTCAACATAGTTTAAGAATCATAAAGTAA
- a CDS encoding sugar phosphate isomerase/epimerase family protein, with amino-acid sequence MIIGANVYLEKLKQNPQFYKNTYTCLEIQDFILPTNLDENHENIIKQYKAILHDYKGIITLHGPYIDLKPSSFDSMIQQSTKRRFLQALNIAIKLGAKFMVVHSDYTTTGYYKGYNCFFEKQWICFWNDMIRSFEEAGITVVIENVHDPNPSQIQNIISKVNSKFLSPCLDTGHAHALGKSDVVNWLNSYNDKLKYLHIHDNNGLADQHLALSKGNINFANFFTTLKQLKFDGILIFEDLEGLESAKENLAQLKNYI; translated from the coding sequence ATGATAATTGGTGCTAATGTTTATTTGGAAAAACTTAAGCAAAACCCACAGTTCTACAAAAATACATATACTTGTCTTGAAATTCAAGACTTTATATTGCCAACTAATTTAGATGAAAACCATGAAAATATTATCAAACAATATAAGGCTATTTTACATGATTACAAAGGGATTATAACTTTACATGGGCCATATATCGATTTAAAACCCAGTAGCTTTGACTCTATGATTCAACAGTCTACTAAAAGGAGGTTTCTTCAAGCTCTAAATATAGCCATAAAGTTAGGTGCTAAGTTTATGGTTGTGCACTCTGATTATACTACTACTGGCTACTACAAAGGATATAATTGTTTTTTTGAAAAACAATGGATTTGCTTTTGGAATGATATGATAAGAAGTTTTGAAGAAGCTGGTATTACTGTTGTAATTGAAAATGTCCATGACCCTAACCCTTCGCAAATACAGAATATTATTAGCAAAGTGAATTCAAAGTTTTTATCTCCATGCTTAGATACTGGTCATGCCCATGCGCTAGGCAAAAGTGACGTGGTAAACTGGCTTAATTCCTATAATGACAAGCTTAAATATCTACATATACATGATAACAATGGGCTTGCAGATCAACATCTAGCACTAAGTAAAGGTAACATTAACTTTGCTAATTTTTTTACCACCCTCAAACAGCTTAAGTTTGATGGGATTCTGATTTTTGAAGATCTAGAGGGCTTAGAAAGCGCAAAGGAAAATTTAGCGCAGTTAAAAAATTATATTTAA
- a CDS encoding helical backbone metal receptor, which produces MNTRVVSLVPSATESMYYLGLEDFLVGVTTHCNYPEAAKKNKKVGSFAQPDIAKVLSANPDIVLASSNLHKKVATDLSDNGIRVINSTPSTINEILAFLETLVEACLGGEGNDSIKNLRSHVENVTQENKRRKIRTLRLMFKGVNAIFIPTAGSYQYDALKILGAKQLENNNESFYLQVSLDDIKRFDPEVILLCNMDSEEEKAYPRCYNCSLEGTTCHKTACDQVNEKLSKVTAVKEGKVYPLSCSALCRPGPRLINSLKLMSNQIHK; this is translated from the coding sequence TTGAATACGAGAGTAGTTTCGCTAGTGCCATCTGCTACGGAATCAATGTATTATTTAGGTTTGGAAGATTTTTTAGTTGGAGTTACTACTCACTGCAATTACCCAGAAGCAGCTAAAAAAAATAAAAAGGTAGGGAGTTTTGCTCAGCCTGATATTGCCAAGGTGCTTTCTGCAAACCCCGACATAGTGCTAGCTAGTTCTAATCTACATAAAAAAGTTGCAACCGACCTAAGTGATAACGGAATAAGAGTTATTAACTCTACTCCTAGTACAATTAATGAAATACTTGCCTTTTTAGAAACCTTGGTTGAGGCTTGCTTAGGAGGAGAAGGTAACGATTCAATTAAAAACCTTAGGTCACACGTGGAAAACGTGACGCAAGAAAACAAAAGAAGAAAAATCAGGACCCTTCGTTTAATGTTTAAAGGAGTAAACGCTATTTTTATCCCTACAGCTGGGTCTTATCAGTATGATGCCTTAAAGATTTTAGGAGCAAAGCAGTTAGAAAATAATAATGAAAGTTTTTACTTACAAGTTAGCTTAGATGACATAAAAAGATTTGATCCAGAAGTAATATTGCTTTGTAATATGGATAGCGAGGAGGAAAAAGCATATCCCCGCTGCTATAATTGCAGCTTAGAGGGAACAACCTGCCACAAAACTGCCTGTGATCAGGTGAATGAAAAATTAAGCAAAGTTACAGCAGTAAAAGAAGGTAAGGTTTATCCGCTATCATGTTCTGCGCTATGCCGGCCAGGGCCAAGACTGATAAATAGTTTAAAGCTTATGTCAAATCAAATCCATAAATAA
- a CDS encoding cobyrinate a,c-diamide synthase, producing the protein MKKLLISGTSSGVGKTTISLGVMAALTKRGLKVAPFKVGPDYIDPTFHNLATNNFSHNLDSWMMDENILTYLFYKNMKDKDISVIEGVMGLYDGAGGGTEQGSTAHVAKTLKVPTILVLDGQAMSTSAAAIVLGYKLYDKEVDLKGVIVNKVSGKAHYKMIKKAIEEKAKVPCLGYLPSFENVSLKSRHLGLVPAEETEKIEEKIAKVTDLIEEYIDLEALEKIAEVKDELSYAKNPILDYKGIAEGLTIGVAKDKAFSFYYQDNLNLLQELGAKLVYFSPLNDNKIPENVDGLYFGGGFPEVFAAKLKANVQFKQSLKSALQAGTPTYAECGGLMYLTEGIEDLQGNFHEMVGFFNTKSKMTKSLQRFGYVDVEVSTKPNLVIKGHEFHRSLIEDREGLNYFYNVVKSKGGDCKSWRCGLVRKNTLAGYTHLHFYSNLAFLKFLLERVNSIKGEKV; encoded by the coding sequence TTGAAAAAACTACTTATATCTGGCACATCTAGTGGTGTTGGGAAAACCACAATTAGCCTTGGTGTTATGGCTGCCTTAACAAAAAGAGGTTTGAAAGTAGCCCCATTTAAGGTGGGGCCAGACTACATCGACCCTACTTTCCATAATCTTGCTACTAATAACTTTTCTCATAACTTAGATAGCTGGATGATGGATGAAAATATCTTAACCTACCTATTTTATAAAAACATGAAAGACAAAGACATAAGCGTAATAGAAGGTGTTATGGGCCTTTATGATGGAGCCGGTGGTGGTACAGAACAGGGGAGCACGGCACATGTAGCAAAGACCCTAAAAGTCCCCACTATACTAGTTTTAGATGGGCAAGCAATGTCAACTAGTGCTGCTGCTATAGTTTTGGGATATAAACTCTATGATAAAGAGGTGGACTTAAAGGGTGTTATAGTAAACAAAGTTTCAGGCAAGGCTCATTATAAGATGATCAAGAAAGCTATAGAAGAAAAAGCTAAAGTGCCATGCTTAGGGTACTTACCCTCCTTTGAAAACGTTTCGCTAAAAAGTAGACATTTGGGCTTGGTTCCAGCAGAAGAAACAGAAAAAATAGAAGAAAAAATAGCTAAAGTTACTGACTTGATAGAAGAATACATAGATCTAGAGGCATTAGAAAAAATAGCAGAAGTAAAAGATGAGCTAAGTTACGCTAAAAACCCAATTTTAGATTATAAAGGTATAGCCGAAGGTCTCACTATAGGAGTAGCAAAGGATAAAGCTTTTAGCTTTTACTATCAAGACAACTTAAATCTTTTACAAGAATTAGGGGCAAAACTTGTTTATTTTAGTCCACTTAATGATAATAAGATACCTGAAAATGTTGATGGTTTATACTTTGGTGGAGGTTTTCCCGAAGTTTTTGCAGCTAAGCTAAAAGCAAATGTCCAATTTAAACAGTCTTTAAAGTCAGCACTACAGGCTGGAACTCCTACATATGCAGAATGTGGAGGGTTAATGTATTTAACAGAAGGAATTGAAGATTTGCAAGGAAACTTTCATGAGATGGTAGGCTTTTTTAATACAAAGTCTAAAATGACCAAAAGCCTTCAAAGATTTGGTTATGTAGATGTTGAGGTTAGCACTAAGCCTAACTTAGTTATAAAGGGACATGAATTTCATCGCTCACTTATCGAAGATAGGGAGGGGTTAAACTATTTTTATAACGTGGTTAAAAGTAAAGGAGGAGATTGTAAAAGCTGGCGGTGTGGCCTAGTACGGAAAAATACATTAGCTGGATACACACATTTACATTTTTATAGCAACCTTGCTTTTTTAAAGTTCTTGTTAGAGCGGGTAAATTCAATAAAAGGAGAGAAAGTGTAA
- a CDS encoding ECF transporter S component: protein MNNLALKSNKIKTVTIAYSAMLIALSYVGSLIKVQGSIAFDSMPAFFGALLLGPAWGGVIGFVGHLLTAVTSGFPMTLPMHAVIAVQMAFFVFAFGWLCKKTNYYVSGSVATILNGPGAALVAVPFSMLFNLPLSGWALFKIVIIPLTLASAANVLLAVMLYKIIGNRIK, encoded by the coding sequence ATGAACAACTTAGCTTTAAAGTCAAATAAAATAAAGACTGTCACTATTGCTTACAGTGCCATGCTTATAGCGTTATCATATGTAGGCTCTTTGATAAAGGTTCAAGGTAGTATAGCTTTTGACTCAATGCCGGCATTTTTTGGGGCTTTACTTTTAGGGCCAGCATGGGGCGGGGTTATTGGGTTTGTAGGCCACTTATTAACTGCAGTTACCAGTGGATTTCCGATGACTTTACCAATGCATGCTGTAATAGCGGTGCAAATGGCTTTTTTTGTATTTGCTTTTGGCTGGCTGTGCAAAAAAACAAATTATTATGTGTCCGGCTCTGTAGCTACTATCTTGAATGGGCCAGGAGCTGCGTTAGTTGCTGTTCCCTTTAGTATGCTGTTTAACCTTCCGTTATCGGGGTGGGCGCTATTTAAAATTGTGATAATACCTTTAACCTTGGCCTCCGCTGCTAATGTGTTATTAGCTGTAATGTTATATAAAATTATAGGCAACAGGATTAAGTAG